In Nitrosophilus alvini, the following are encoded in one genomic region:
- a CDS encoding NADH-quinone oxidoreductase subunit G — protein sequence MSEKIKITIDGKECEATAGEYVLNIARANDIFIPAICYLTNCSPTLACRLCLVEADGKQVYACNAKAKDGMNIVTVTENIIEERRAIMEVYDVNHPLQCGVCDQSGECELQNYNLEIKVDEQHYAIKDVHRPAKNWNFIKYDPGLCIVCERCVTVCKDMIGDAALKTVPRGGDKLPKELKDEMPKDAYAMWNKLQKSLIGAVAGEELDCTWCGECISVCPVGALVSSDFQYTSNAWELKSTPASCAHCSAACHLYYDIKHTSIDNPEPKIYRVKNEWNYVSLCGAGRFGYDFENRAQKDEKAFADAIEAFKKADTIRFSSYITNEEALILQKLKEKFGYRLVNEEAKKYRDFLSEFSKTSGSSLYGGDLKSVHNANFVISVGTALKSDNPRARFAFNNSVKMNKGAGLYFHPVKDPVIEGIGKNVMAIAHKPLKEEAVMYLLLDLFADKEKLPETTAKYLESFHSIVKKEIEETIKEKVKEKVVKKIKDEETGEEREEEVEVEKLVPKKVKKEIEVDHNALLDMVDASEDFMEKLQKMLAKKDSFALILGEDLYTHPRAGNIARLAGLIERYTDFKVVLVPPKTNSLGVSLICDLDNEAGEYVIGYNAPGDFILSALGEGDLDMPALNQQEGTFTNIDKRVVPTNVALPYEGYVLNDIARALGVSDKEYTVEFTKELPEEKGYKRVDFDSLPNHYTNAGEEVRGYVIEPKLTEAETKIEEIEELPEFNGTIIYRCEPVLQFSPFTNKAHQLSEQGGLYASRAFLEEHGLEPGDKVEVAGKECEVTVMVKLDDKIDGNIAYLSTFDKNIDVEKLFAAGYRFAEANIKKV from the coding sequence ATGAGTGAAAAAATAAAAATTACTATTGACGGAAAAGAGTGCGAAGCTACGGCCGGTGAGTATGTTCTTAACATTGCGCGTGCCAATGATATATTCATACCTGCTATATGCTATCTGACAAACTGTTCGCCAACGCTTGCGTGCAGGTTATGCCTTGTGGAAGCTGACGGAAAACAGGTATATGCCTGTAATGCCAAGGCAAAAGATGGTATGAATATCGTAACCGTTACGGAAAACATCATTGAAGAACGCCGCGCCATAATGGAAGTTTACGATGTAAACCATCCGCTCCAGTGCGGAGTTTGCGACCAGAGCGGCGAATGTGAGCTTCAAAACTACAATCTCGAAATAAAAGTCGACGAGCAGCATTATGCAATCAAAGATGTGCACAGACCCGCTAAAAACTGGAATTTTATAAAATATGATCCGGGTCTTTGCATCGTATGCGAAAGATGCGTTACAGTTTGTAAAGATATGATAGGCGATGCAGCTTTGAAAACTGTTCCCAGAGGCGGAGATAAGCTTCCAAAAGAGCTTAAAGATGAGATGCCTAAAGATGCTTATGCTATGTGGAACAAACTGCAAAAGTCTCTTATCGGAGCGGTTGCGGGAGAAGAGCTCGACTGTACCTGGTGCGGAGAGTGTATATCGGTATGTCCTGTTGGAGCACTTGTAAGCAGCGACTTCCAATATACTTCAAACGCATGGGAACTTAAATCAACGCCTGCTTCATGCGCCCACTGCAGCGCCGCATGCCATCTCTATTACGATATAAAACACACTTCTATTGACAATCCTGAACCGAAAATATACAGAGTAAAAAATGAGTGGAACTATGTCTCTTTGTGCGGGGCTGGGAGATTTGGCTACGATTTTGAAAACAGAGCCCAAAAGGATGAAAAGGCTTTTGCCGATGCGATAGAGGCGTTCAAAAAAGCGGATACTATAAGATTTTCAAGCTATATAACAAACGAAGAGGCTTTGATACTTCAAAAGCTCAAAGAAAAATTCGGATATAGACTCGTAAACGAAGAGGCTAAAAAATATAGAGATTTTCTTAGTGAATTTTCAAAAACAAGCGGCTCTAGCCTTTATGGCGGTGACCTGAAGTCAGTTCATAATGCAAACTTTGTCATCTCGGTCGGTACGGCTTTGAAAAGCGACAATCCAAGAGCAAGATTTGCCTTCAACAACTCAGTGAAAATGAATAAGGGTGCCGGTCTTTATTTTCATCCGGTAAAGGACCCTGTTATCGAGGGAATTGGCAAAAATGTTATGGCTATAGCCCATAAGCCCTTAAAAGAAGAGGCTGTTATGTATCTGCTTCTTGATCTCTTTGCCGATAAAGAGAAGCTTCCAGAAACCACTGCAAAATATCTTGAAAGCTTTCATTCAATCGTAAAAAAAGAGATAGAAGAGACGATAAAAGAGAAGGTGAAAGAAAAAGTTGTCAAGAAGATAAAAGATGAAGAGACCGGTGAAGAGAGAGAAGAGGAAGTTGAGGTTGAAAAACTTGTTCCAAAAAAAGTGAAAAAAGAGATAGAAGTAGATCACAACGCGCTTCTTGATATGGTAGATGCTTCTGAAGACTTTATGGAAAAACTTCAGAAAATGCTTGCAAAAAAAGACAGTTTTGCACTGATCCTCGGCGAGGATCTCTACACTCATCCGAGGGCTGGGAATATAGCGAGACTTGCGGGTTTGATAGAGAGGTATACAGATTTTAAAGTGGTATTGGTTCCTCCGAAGACGAACAGTCTGGGCGTATCTTTGATATGCGATCTAGATAATGAGGCCGGAGAGTACGTGATAGGGTACAACGCTCCGGGAGACTTTATACTGAGCGCTCTTGGAGAGGGTGATTTGGATATGCCTGCACTGAATCAGCAGGAGGGCACCTTTACAAATATAGACAAAAGAGTCGTACCGACAAACGTTGCTCTTCCATATGAGGGGTATGTACTGAACGATATAGCCAGAGCGCTAGGAGTAAGTGATAAAGAGTATACAGTAGAGTTTACAAAAGAGCTACCTGAAGAGAAGGGATATAAGAGAGTAGATTTTGATTCTTTGCCGAACCATTATACAAATGCGGGCGAAGAGGTGAGAGGATATGTGATAGAGCCGAAACTTACGGAAGCTGAAACCAAAATCGAAGAGATAGAGGAGCTACCGGAGTTTAACGGCACAATTATATACAGATGTGAGCCTGTTTTGCAGTTCAGTCCTTTTACCAACAAAGCGCATCAGCTGAGTGAACAGGGCGGACTATATGCCTCCAGGGCGTTTCTCGAAGAGCATGGGCTTGAGCCCGGTGACAAGGTTGAAGTAGCAGGAAAAGAGTGCGAAGTTACCGTTATGGTAAAGCTTGATGATAAGATTGACGGAAACATCGCATATCTTTCTACATTTGACAAAAACATAGATGTTGAAAAGCTTTTTGCTGCCGGGTACAGGTTTGCAGAAGCAAATATAAAAAAGGTGTAA
- the nuoH gene encoding NADH-quinone oxidoreductase subunit NuoH: MGETAFIIETVIKILIVLGVFSALAGFATYAERKVLAFMQRRLGPMHVGPYGLLQVLADGIKLFTKEDIVPQNAIKPIFKIAPVITAATAFMAMAAIPMFPEFTVGGYTVKPIIADINVGLLYVLGVMAVGMYGPLLAGMASSNKWGLLGAARTVIQLLSFEVVTGLSVLAPLMIVGSLSLVDINNYQAGGVSNWLIWSQPVAFLLFMIAGFAETNRTPFDLLEHEAEIIAGYATEYSGMRWGMFFIGEYANLFTVSFLVSIIFLGGFNDLWFIPGAIAILLKVFFFIFLFLWVRAAWPHIRPDQLMWLCWKVLMPIAVLNIVITGIVLMI; this comes from the coding sequence ATGGGTGAGACGGCATTCATCATAGAGACAGTTATAAAAATTCTTATAGTTTTGGGTGTATTTTCTGCACTGGCTGGTTTTGCTACATATGCGGAAAGGAAAGTACTTGCATTTATGCAAAGAAGACTGGGGCCAATGCATGTAGGCCCATACGGGTTGCTTCAGGTTTTGGCTGACGGTATAAAACTCTTTACAAAAGAGGATATCGTACCGCAAAACGCGATAAAGCCTATATTTAAAATTGCACCTGTTATAACTGCCGCTACAGCGTTTATGGCTATGGCTGCAATTCCTATGTTCCCTGAGTTTACAGTAGGTGGATATACTGTCAAACCGATAATAGCCGATATCAATGTTGGACTTCTTTATGTACTGGGTGTTATGGCGGTAGGTATGTACGGGCCGCTTCTTGCCGGTATGGCTTCAAGCAATAAATGGGGACTTTTGGGAGCGGCCAGGACAGTTATTCAACTTTTGAGTTTTGAAGTTGTAACCGGTCTTTCCGTACTTGCCCCACTTATGATTGTAGGATCACTTTCTTTGGTAGATATCAACAATTATCAAGCGGGCGGAGTATCAAACTGGCTAATTTGGAGTCAACCTGTTGCTTTTTTACTCTTTATGATAGCAGGGTTTGCAGAAACAAACAGAACACCGTTTGACCTACTTGAACATGAGGCTGAAATCATTGCAGGATATGCTACAGAGTACTCAGGTATGAGATGGGGGATGTTCTTTATAGGGGAGTATGCCAACCTGTTTACCGTTTCATTCCTTGTAAGTATTATATTCCTTGGCGGATTTAACGATCTTTGGTTTATACCCGGGGCTATAGCGATACTTCTAAAAGTATTTTTCTTTATATTCCTGTTCCTTTGGGTTAGGGCGGCGTGGCCTCACATAAGACCTGATCAGTTGATGTGGCTGTGTTGGAAAGTTTTGATGCCTATAGCAGTTTTGAATATAGTAATAACCGGCATCGTTTTGATGATATAA
- the nuoI gene encoding NADH-quinone oxidoreductase subunit NuoI, translating into MVEQFKNRNIGQQNYKLIEIEEYPKTPWEKFKRVVRRTFRYELFVGLWIVFREMVKFNIHTVKYPKEKLPIGPRYRAVHKLLRLLESGNERCIGCGLCEKICIAKCIRIDTKMDENNRKIPTAYTINLGRCIFCGYCAEVCPELAIVHGQNYENASEQRAHFVLKEDMLTPLDFLKGQKEFPGFGAPSDDADKFIKKTPLAY; encoded by the coding sequence ATGGTCGAACAATTTAAAAACAGAAATATCGGTCAACAGAACTACAAACTGATCGAAATTGAAGAGTATCCCAAAACACCATGGGAGAAATTTAAAAGAGTTGTCAGAAGAACTTTCAGATATGAGCTTTTTGTAGGGCTTTGGATAGTGTTCAGGGAGATGGTGAAATTCAACATACATACCGTGAAATATCCAAAAGAGAAGCTACCGATAGGACCAAGATATAGAGCAGTTCATAAACTTTTGAGGCTTCTGGAAAGTGGCAATGAAAGATGTATCGGCTGTGGCCTTTGCGAAAAGATATGTATAGCCAAATGTATCAGAATAGATACTAAAATGGATGAAAATAATAGAAAAATACCGACTGCATATACTATAAACCTTGGACGATGTATATTCTGCGGATATTGTGCGGAAGTTTGTCCAGAACTGGCGATCGTACATGGACAAAATTATGAAAATGCAAGTGAACAACGTGCACACTTTGTTTTGAAAGAGGATATGCTCACTCCACTCGATTTCCTTAAAGGGCAGAAAGAGTTCCCAGGGTTCGGTGCACCGAGTGATGATGCCGATAAATTTATCAAGAAAACACCGTTAGCTTATTAA